From the genome of Drosophila melanogaster chromosome 2L, one region includes:
- the CG12567 gene encoding uncharacterized protein, isoform D, giving the protein MAVSLMWLYIRIHKCDIRPFVVEGKQVGLIKSDVLKHLEKYPEVFCIRACEQTKQGLVELNPAFRDYNERTEQLEKVLRNLRSEGLFPALQGWRDEYFEVKADCRALLKMERAATPLFGVRKYGVDINGYVRHPTLGLCIWLQQRSNTKETWPGKWDNMVGGGLSVGFGIKETAIKEAAEEASIPSDLVKNLVSAGCVSFYFESRQGLFPNTEYVFDLELPLDFVPQNADGEVQAFELLTAKDCVERVFTSDFKTTSAPVVIDFLIRHGHITADDVVDFTQIVELLHVPLQSIYTYKTRFEQSIKQPQFLPGDSKNCNCAIFQKISMENGHKKAN; this is encoded by the exons ATGGCTGTCTCGTTGATGTGGttgtacatac GTATTCATAAGTGTGACATTCGTCCATTTGTGGTAGAGGGGAAACAAGTTGGTCTTATTAAGTCAGATGTTTTAAAACATCTCGAAAAGTATCCTGAAGTATTTTGCATTCGTGCTTGTGAGCAAACTAAACAG GGTTTGGTAGAGCTAAATCCTGCTTTTCGTGACTATAACGAGCGCACTGAGCAACTGGAAAAGGTTTTGCGTAACTTGCGCTCCGAGGGACTTTTTCCTGCATTACAGGGATGGAGAGATGAGTATTTCGAGGTAAAAGCAGACTGCAGAGCTCTACTTAAAATGGAACGAGCTGCTACTCCGCTCTTTGGAGTGCGCAAGTACGGCGTCGATATAAACGGTTACGTAAGACATCCGACGCTTGGACTATGCATTTGGCTGCAGCAGCGGTCAAACACAAAAGAGACCTGGCCTGGAAAGTGGGACAATATGGTAGGCGGTGGACTTTCAGTCGGCTTTGGTATTAAGGAAACAGCCATTAAGGAGGCTGCAGAGGAGGCATCAATTCCTTCTGACCTAGTCAAGAATTTGGTGTCCGCAGGATGTGTCTCATTTTACTTTGAAAGCCGACAAGGACTTTTTCCCAATACCGAATATGTTTTCGACTTAGAGCTACCACTTGACTTTGTGCCTCAAAACGCTGACGGGGAGGTCCAGGCCTTTGAGCTGCTAACAGCCAAGGACTGTGTGGAGCGCGTTTTTACTTCAGATTTCAAGACAACTTCAGCGCCTGTGGTGATTGATTTTCTTATCCGACACGGTCACATAACAGCAGATGATG TTGTCGACTTCACACAAATCGTTGAGCTCTTGCACGTGCCCTTACAGTCCATATATACGTACAAGACACGCTTTGAGCAATCCATAAAACAACCTCAATTCTTGCCAGGTGATTCCAAAAACTGTAACTGTGCAATATTTCAGAAAATATCAATGGAGAATGGGCACAAGAAGGCgaattaa
- the CG12567 gene encoding uncharacterized protein, isoform F, which produces MLLINIVVPTEHLFVLSIHKCDIRPFVVEGKQVGLIKSDVLKHLEKYPEVFCIRACEQTKQGLVELNPAFRDYNERTEQLEKVLRNLRSEGLFPALQGWRDEYFEVKADCRALLKMERAATPLFGVRKYGVDINGYVRHPTLGLCIWLQQRSNTKETWPGKWDNMVGGGLSVGFGIKETAIKEAAEEASIPSDLVKNLVSAGCVSFYFESRQGLFPNTEYVFDLELPLDFVPQNADGEVQAFELLTAKDCVERVFTSDFKTTSAPVVIDFLIRHGHITADDVVDFTQIVELLHVPLQSIYTYKTRFEQSIKQPQFLPGDSKNCNCAIFQKISMENGHKKAN; this is translated from the exons ATGTTACTTATTAATATTGTAGTGCCAACAGAGCATCTCTTTGTCCTCA GTATTCATAAGTGTGACATTCGTCCATTTGTGGTAGAGGGGAAACAAGTTGGTCTTATTAAGTCAGATGTTTTAAAACATCTCGAAAAGTATCCTGAAGTATTTTGCATTCGTGCTTGTGAGCAAACTAAACAG GGTTTGGTAGAGCTAAATCCTGCTTTTCGTGACTATAACGAGCGCACTGAGCAACTGGAAAAGGTTTTGCGTAACTTGCGCTCCGAGGGACTTTTTCCTGCATTACAGGGATGGAGAGATGAGTATTTCGAGGTAAAAGCAGACTGCAGAGCTCTACTTAAAATGGAACGAGCTGCTACTCCGCTCTTTGGAGTGCGCAAGTACGGCGTCGATATAAACGGTTACGTAAGACATCCGACGCTTGGACTATGCATTTGGCTGCAGCAGCGGTCAAACACAAAAGAGACCTGGCCTGGAAAGTGGGACAATATGGTAGGCGGTGGACTTTCAGTCGGCTTTGGTATTAAGGAAACAGCCATTAAGGAGGCTGCAGAGGAGGCATCAATTCCTTCTGACCTAGTCAAGAATTTGGTGTCCGCAGGATGTGTCTCATTTTACTTTGAAAGCCGACAAGGACTTTTTCCCAATACCGAATATGTTTTCGACTTAGAGCTACCACTTGACTTTGTGCCTCAAAACGCTGACGGGGAGGTCCAGGCCTTTGAGCTGCTAACAGCCAAGGACTGTGTGGAGCGCGTTTTTACTTCAGATTTCAAGACAACTTCAGCGCCTGTGGTGATTGATTTTCTTATCCGACACGGTCACATAACAGCAGATGATG TTGTCGACTTCACACAAATCGTTGAGCTCTTGCACGTGCCCTTACAGTCCATATATACGTACAAGACACGCTTTGAGCAATCCATAAAACAACCTCAATTCTTGCCAGGTGATTCCAAAAACTGTAACTGTGCAATATTTCAGAAAATATCAATGGAGAATGGGCACAAGAAGGCgaattaa
- the CG12567 gene encoding uncharacterized protein, isoform A: MSSTEVKLSRLLILAQKFNNFYLSGIHKCDIRPFVVEGKQVGLIKSDVLKHLEKYPEVFCIRACEQTKQGLVELNPAFRDYNERTEQLEKVLRNLRSEGLFPALQGWRDEYFEVKADCRALLKMERAATPLFGVRKYGVDINGYVRHPTLGLCIWLQQRSNTKETWPGKWDNMVGGGLSVGFGIKETAIKEAAEEASIPSDLVKNLVSAGCVSFYFESRQGLFPNTEYVFDLELPLDFVPQNADGEVQAFELLTAKDCVERVFTSDFKTTSAPVVIDFLIRHGHITADDVVDFTQIVELLHVPLQSIYTYKTRFEQSIKQPQFLPGDSKNCNCAIFQKISMENGHKKAN; the protein is encoded by the exons ATGTCTTCAACCGAAGTGAAGCTATCAAGGCTGCTGATCTTAGCGCAAAAGTTTAACAACTTTTACCTTTCAG GTATTCATAAGTGTGACATTCGTCCATTTGTGGTAGAGGGGAAACAAGTTGGTCTTATTAAGTCAGATGTTTTAAAACATCTCGAAAAGTATCCTGAAGTATTTTGCATTCGTGCTTGTGAGCAAACTAAACAG GGTTTGGTAGAGCTAAATCCTGCTTTTCGTGACTATAACGAGCGCACTGAGCAACTGGAAAAGGTTTTGCGTAACTTGCGCTCCGAGGGACTTTTTCCTGCATTACAGGGATGGAGAGATGAGTATTTCGAGGTAAAAGCAGACTGCAGAGCTCTACTTAAAATGGAACGAGCTGCTACTCCGCTCTTTGGAGTGCGCAAGTACGGCGTCGATATAAACGGTTACGTAAGACATCCGACGCTTGGACTATGCATTTGGCTGCAGCAGCGGTCAAACACAAAAGAGACCTGGCCTGGAAAGTGGGACAATATGGTAGGCGGTGGACTTTCAGTCGGCTTTGGTATTAAGGAAACAGCCATTAAGGAGGCTGCAGAGGAGGCATCAATTCCTTCTGACCTAGTCAAGAATTTGGTGTCCGCAGGATGTGTCTCATTTTACTTTGAAAGCCGACAAGGACTTTTTCCCAATACCGAATATGTTTTCGACTTAGAGCTACCACTTGACTTTGTGCCTCAAAACGCTGACGGGGAGGTCCAGGCCTTTGAGCTGCTAACAGCCAAGGACTGTGTGGAGCGCGTTTTTACTTCAGATTTCAAGACAACTTCAGCGCCTGTGGTGATTGATTTTCTTATCCGACACGGTCACATAACAGCAGATGATG TTGTCGACTTCACACAAATCGTTGAGCTCTTGCACGTGCCCTTACAGTCCATATATACGTACAAGACACGCTTTGAGCAATCCATAAAACAACCTCAATTCTTGCCAGGTGATTCCAAAAACTGTAACTGTGCAATATTTCAGAAAATATCAATGGAGAATGGGCACAAGAAGGCgaattaa
- the CG12567 gene encoding uncharacterized protein, isoform C, translating into MSSTEVKLSRLLILAQKFNNFYLSGIHKCDIRPFVVEGKQVGLIKSDVLKHLEKYPEVFCIRACEQTKQS; encoded by the exons ATGTCTTCAACCGAAGTGAAGCTATCAAGGCTGCTGATCTTAGCGCAAAAGTTTAACAACTTTTACCTTTCAG GTATTCATAAGTGTGACATTCGTCCATTTGTGGTAGAGGGGAAACAAGTTGGTCTTATTAAGTCAGATGTTTTAAAACATCTCGAAAAGTATCCTGAAGTATTTTGCATTCGTGCTTGTGAGCAAACTAAACAG AGCTAA
- the CG12567 gene encoding uncharacterized protein, isoform E, protein MSSTEVKLSRLLILAQKFNNFYLSGIHKCDIRPFVVEGKQVGLIKSDVLKHLEKYPEVFCIRACEQTKQVSQIYI, encoded by the exons ATGTCTTCAACCGAAGTGAAGCTATCAAGGCTGCTGATCTTAGCGCAAAAGTTTAACAACTTTTACCTTTCAG GTATTCATAAGTGTGACATTCGTCCATTTGTGGTAGAGGGGAAACAAGTTGGTCTTATTAAGTCAGATGTTTTAAAACATCTCGAAAAGTATCCTGAAGTATTTTGCATTCGTGCTTGTGAGCAAACTAAACAGGTGAGTCAAATCTATATATAG